The genomic region TCAGATTGAATAACGGGGATATCGGAAAGGTCATCGGTCTTGATCCTTCGCATCCGATGCGACCGAAGCTCGATCTACTTTGCAATGCCGACGGGGTACCTTATGACGAAGGGAAGGAGATAGAGCTGGCGAAATCACCTTTCCTTTACGTTGAGACTCCGGTTTCGGAGGAAGAATTCGAAAAATTATTTAAGAACTGATTTAATTATACAAAGAGGTGACATATGGGATTCAATAAAATATTAGTTGTTGACGACGAAGAGGACATAAGAACAACCCTTTCGCTGTTTCTTGAGTCAAAGTGCGAAGAGGTACTGGATGCGGACGGGGTCGCGCAAACCATATATCACCTCAACAGGGCGATTCCCGATATCATATTTCTGGACGTAATGCTGCCCGGTCTCGACGGCATTGAAATCCTTCAGATGATAAAGAAATATGATGAAAACGTACCGGTTATAATGATGTCAGGATACGCTACCGAGGAGATGGCGAAAAAATCGCTGAGTATAGGGGCTTACGACTATGTCAGGAAACCGTTTAATCTGGACAGGATCAGCTCCATGCTGTCTGTAATTGAATTAGCGAACTTCGCTTAGTCGGTATAGCGGTTGTATTCTTTCAATATACATCTGTCCATTATTACCTCAAGACCGCCGGATACGGCAATTTCCGCCGCCTGTTCGTTTATAACACCCTCCTGAAACCATATTCCTTTAGCGCCTATTTTGACCGCTTCTTCGGCTACGGATATCAGTTCCGAGGAACGCCTGAATACATCGACCAGATCAACGTTCACCCCGATATCCAGAAGGCTCGGGAACGATTCCATTCCCATCACTCTTTCGTAATTCGGATTTACCGGAATAACATCGTATCCGACACTCAAAAGAAACCGGGTGATGCTGTTGCTTGCTCTCCACGGCTTTTCGGAAGCGCCGTAAACGGCAATTGTTTTACTTTTGCGCAGTACTTTTCGGATTACCTTTTCGTTCTGATATTTCTCAATGTCCAAAAATCAACCTCATTACCGAATAAGGTATTCAATCGGTCTGGTGATTGTTCCGGCTTTCTCGATTGCTCACGATTATACACAGGGATTAAACTACTTTCAAGCATAAAGCCCGGTTAAGCGGCGTCTCTTCACTTCCGGATTTCTGCTTACCGCGCAGCTGACGCTCACCTCGCCAAAGCCGATTGATTCGAACCTTCGGGTCAACAGATGAATATTTTCCGATATCAGTTCAAGGTATTCCCGGCGCTTTATGATGAGCGTGGCAACTACGCCGGTCTTAAGCTTACGCAGGGAAATTTCGATCGGTCCTATCGGCTCGGGGGAGAGCTTGAGCGAGATACTGAAATCCTCATCGTCTCCGGCGGATTCTTTTTTGGAAAACCGGAAATTAGCCTGACCGTCGTCCGGTGTGTTCGGGAACGGGAGTATGAATTGGAAGAGTCCTTCTTTTCTTGAATTGTCCATTTGAAAAATTTCCAACCGCTCAAGTGCCGTGGATAAGGACTTTAATAGAGATTCGACTTCCTTCACGCTCTTTTTCGTTGAGTGTCGGTTAATTTCTTCTTTGATTCTGAGCAATTCGTTTTTAACCGTTTCGGTGAGCTGTTCAACCTGTTTGGAAATCGCCCGTGAATGGTTGATCAGTCGATTATTTATGGTTGAATCGTCCAACAACGAGCTCATTTTAATTAACGACTTCTGATCAGGCTTTCCGGTCGAAATAGCTATCAACAACTCAAGAATCCCCTTCATTCCTTCATTATTGCCCGTATGGACTTCGGATTGAGAGATGAGTTCGAGGTAATCATTTGCGCTTCGGGCGACAGCGGAAGATAGAGAATCCAAGGGTTTGAGCAGCTGCCAGGTAGTTTCGTTCAACGGCATCCGCGAGGTTACCGCTCTGACGGCGCGCTCTATTTTCATCGTACCCGGCTTATCTCTGTCAGCTCCCGAATAACTCTCCAGATAATTTGCTATTTTTTTAATCAACGCCTGTGCGGGGTCTAACTGACGGGCTATTAAACGGGCGGCGATCTTTCTTTCCAAGGAGTTCAGGTTACTCCCCGGTTCAGCCGGATAGTCTTCTATTTTTTGTAAAGAATCCGGCGATTTTCCGGCGATGACCGCGCTGATTGAGCGCTCAAGAGAGTGCAATTTGATTAACACCCTGACGTTGTCCGAGAATAACTTTGCAGGAGAAATTTTTTCTATGGCGGAGTTTAATTCGGTCTGTACTTTTTGCAGAATCTTTCGTGCGTCGTTTTCTTTGATTTGAGACAGAGGGAAGGAAATCTGCTTTTTAAGTTCCTGCGGAACTTCGACAGCTAAAGCGATGGAGAGTTTAATGAGGTCTGCGAAGCGGACGGTTTTTCCCGACAGTAAACCGGAAAGCCGTTTAGTGATTTCATGAAGTTTATCTATTCCATCGGGGAGGTTGAGTGCCTGAGAGGAATCGTTGTCAAGCAGGGCGGATAAAATTCGGCTGACGTTATAGCGGCTCTCGGCTACTCTGCTGATGAAAACAGCATTTTCGAAAGACCGGTTCAGTTTCATACTTTTCAACAACAGCGCCGCCTTCATCAGAGACTTTATCTCCTGTCGAGATCCGGTTTTGACCGGAAATGCCGAAATAGTGTCAGTGAGTGATTTTATCTCATCCCGTGTTACGGGATGGTCCGATTCGAGAAGCGCTTCTAATGCGATAAGATTGAGGGAATCAGGTATCACACCGAGGTAGTTCAGGCTTTGCGCCGCCCGGATGAAATATAAACGTGACAGCATAGACGTTTCCGGAGCCGGATTGTGTGAGCCGGATGATTTCTCAAACAGGGTCTGAAAGAATTCCATACCCGCCTTTATAGCCCTATACTTTTCTGAGGAGAGTTCGTTGTTCGAAAGTGTGGAGAGTTGGGAGGATAGTTTATTAAAAAGCATTCTTCTTAACGGCGGGAAATTATTATGGCTGCTAAAATTTTTCTCGGCTATGCTGCGGGAGATTCTCGCTTCACCGTCGATTCCGAGCGAACCG from Candidatus Neomarinimicrobiota bacterium harbors:
- a CDS encoding response regulator; this encodes MGFNKILVVDDEEDIRTTLSLFLESKCEEVLDADGVAQTIYHLNRAIPDIIFLDVMLPGLDGIEILQMIKKYDENVPVIMMSGYATEEMAKKSLSIGAYDYVRKPFNLDRISSMLSVIELANFA
- a CDS encoding CoA-binding protein → MEKYQNEKVIRKVLRKSKTIAVYGASEKPWRASNSITRFLLSVGYDVIPVNPNYERVMGMESFPSLLDIGVNVDLVDVFRRSSELISVAEEAVKIGAKGIWFQEGVINEQAAEIAVSGGLEVIMDRCILKEYNRYTD
- a CDS encoding flagellar hook-length control protein FliK produces the protein INLPDSFEPPHDNSYYQLISGLKNQPPGGLTAFSDELSSISAFLESRGIVPSPLLKNTGELIEKGLERPLNSLELRALIGSLGIDGEARISRSIAEKNFSSHNNFPPLRRMLFNKLSSQLSTLSNNELSSEKYRAIKAGMEFFQTLFEKSSGSHNPAPETSMLSRLYFIRAAQSLNYLGVIPDSLNLIALEALLESDHPVTRDEIKSLTDTISAFPVKTGSRQEIKSLMKAALLLKSMKLNRSFENAVFISRVAESRYNVSRILSALLDNDSSQALNLPDGIDKLHEITKRLSGLLSGKTVRFADLIKLSIALAVEVPQELKKQISFPLSQIKENDARKILQKVQTELNSAIEKISPAKLFSDNVRVLIKLHSLERSISAVIAGKSPDSLQKIEDYPAEPGSNLNSLERKIAARLIARQLDPAQALIKKIANYLESYSGADRDKPGTMKIERAVRAVTSRMPLNETTWQLLKPLDSLSSAVARSANDYLELISQSEVHTGNNEGMKGILELLIAISTGKPDQKSLIKMSSLLDDSTINNRLINHSRAISKQVEQLTETVKNELLRIKEEINRHSTKKSVKEVESLLKSLSTALERLEIFQMDNSRKEGLFQFILPFPNTPDDGQANFRFSKKESAGDDEDFSISLKLSPEPIGPIEISLRKLKTGVVATLIIKRREYLELISENIHLLTRRFESIGFGEVSVSCAVSRNPEVKRRRLTGLYA